Proteins found in one Desulfovibrio sp. genomic segment:
- a CDS encoding putative sulfate exporter family transporter codes for MSQKAGFSEDKVALLLGATIFILSMMNVFGLDLLGWVLKTNVWIAPGKIFSASSKAYATLLPGLASLFVTYVVITAGLCVGIKLLGADVKEFAKAFTVVFFVAYACYAVGNYAQIAATPDALKKFNIPWSLGLTGEAGYIIALLAGIFVGNFTPGFADKLKASLRPEMFVKIAIVIMGSELGVKAADAMGLASSIIFRGLCAIVEAYLIYWAVVYYVSRKYFKFSREWAAPLASGISICGVSAAIATGGAIRARPVVPIMVSSLVVVFTCVEMVILPFIAQWWLTSEPMVAGGWMGLAVKSDGGAIASGAITDALIRAKALNEYGIKYQEGWVVMVTTTVKIFIDVFIGVWSFLLAYIWCTKFECTPGKRMQFSEVWARFPRFVLGYILTFAILLIMCTTSPEGMKIGKSMTGPLNSFRVMFFLLTFFSIGCVSNFKKLMEEGIGRLATVYVVCLFGFIIWVGLFISWLFFHGVKPPLA; via the coding sequence ATGAGCCAAAAAGCTGGTTTTTCTGAGGACAAAGTAGCGCTCCTGTTGGGGGCAACTATTTTTATTCTCTCAATGATGAACGTGTTTGGACTGGATTTGCTAGGATGGGTTCTCAAAACCAACGTTTGGATTGCGCCTGGAAAAATATTCAGCGCATCTTCAAAGGCCTATGCCACGCTTCTTCCAGGATTGGCTTCACTATTCGTAACATACGTAGTGATTACAGCCGGTTTATGCGTGGGGATAAAGCTGCTCGGGGCCGACGTAAAAGAATTCGCCAAGGCGTTCACAGTGGTCTTCTTCGTGGCTTATGCGTGCTACGCGGTCGGGAACTACGCCCAGATCGCGGCCACGCCGGACGCCTTGAAGAAATTCAATATCCCCTGGTCACTCGGTCTGACGGGTGAAGCCGGATACATCATCGCCCTGCTGGCTGGTATATTCGTGGGTAACTTCACTCCCGGGTTCGCGGACAAGCTCAAAGCCTCGCTGCGTCCGGAAATGTTCGTCAAGATCGCCATCGTGATCATGGGATCGGAACTGGGTGTCAAAGCCGCGGACGCGATGGGCCTGGCCTCCTCGATCATCTTCCGGGGGCTGTGCGCCATCGTCGAGGCCTATCTGATCTATTGGGCCGTGGTCTACTACGTGTCCCGCAAATACTTCAAATTCAGCCGTGAATGGGCCGCTCCCCTGGCTTCGGGCATCTCGATCTGCGGCGTGTCCGCGGCCATCGCCACCGGCGGCGCCATTCGTGCCCGGCCCGTGGTTCCCATAATGGTCTCTTCGCTGGTGGTTGTGTTCACCTGCGTGGAGATGGTCATCCTCCCCTTTATCGCCCAGTGGTGGCTGACCAGCGAACCCATGGTGGCCGGCGGTTGGATGGGGCTTGCCGTCAAGTCCGACGGCGGGGCCATTGCCAGCGGAGCCATCACCGACGCCCTCATCAGGGCCAAGGCGCTCAATGAGTACGGCATCAAGTATCAGGAAGGCTGGGTGGTGATGGTTACCACCACAGTGAAGATATTCATCGACGTGTTCATCGGGGTCTGGTCTTTCCTCTTGGCCTACATCTGGTGCACCAAGTTCGAATGCACCCCTGGCAAAAGAATGCAGTTCAGCGAGGTGTGGGCCCGTTTCCCGCGTTTCGTGCTGGGCTACATCCTGACCTTTGCGATTCTTTTGATCATGTGCACAACCTCTCCCGAAGGCATGAAGATCGGCAAGAGCATGACGGGCCCCCTGAACTCCTTCCGAGTGATGTTCTTTTTGCTCACCTTCTTCTCCATCGGTTGCGTGTCCAACTTCAAGAAGCTGATGGAGGAGGGCATCGGCAGGCTGGCGACGGTGTACGTGGTCTGCCTGTTCGGGTTCATCATCTGGGTCGGGCTGTTCATTTCCTGGCTCTTCTTCCACGGCGTGAAGCCGCCTCTGGCCTAA
- a CDS encoding phosphoribosylanthranilate isomerase produces MSVLVKVCGMTLPEQVAALDELGVDFLGFIFAAKSPRKVTPGHVAAIPRGRAKRVGVFVGQDAEEVRRIIDVAGLDYAQLHAGQDEAFCRTVGTDKVIKVFWPQRYLAEGAVTPDGALEALRQDMQSFKDVCALMLLDSGTSGGGHGKSLDFSTLSGLSAPKPWLLAGGLSPDNAAQALLEAKPSGLDLNSGVEISPGIKDISRVEQTFHITKSF; encoded by the coding sequence ATGAGTGTTCTGGTTAAAGTCTGCGGGATGACCCTGCCCGAACAGGTGGCCGCCCTGGATGAGCTGGGCGTGGATTTCCTTGGCTTTATTTTCGCCGCCAAGAGCCCACGCAAGGTGACGCCCGGGCATGTCGCAGCCATCCCGCGCGGCCGGGCTAAACGGGTCGGGGTGTTCGTCGGCCAAGACGCCGAAGAGGTACGGCGCATCATAGATGTTGCCGGTCTTGATTACGCCCAGCTCCATGCCGGGCAGGACGAAGCCTTCTGCCGCACCGTTGGAACAGACAAGGTGATCAAGGTCTTCTGGCCGCAACGCTACCTAGCTGAGGGGGCTGTCACTCCTGACGGCGCACTGGAAGCCCTTCGGCAGGACATGCAGAGCTTCAAGGACGTGTGCGCCCTGATGCTCCTTGATTCAGGCACCTCAGGCGGCGGGCACGGCAAGAGCCTGGACTTCTCCACTCTTTCGGGCCTTTCGGCCCCCAAACCGTGGCTTTTGGCCGGAGGGCTCTCCCCGGACAATGCGGCACAGGCCCTGCTGGAAGCCAAACCCTCGGGCTTGGACCTGAACTCCGGAGTCGAAATTTCCCCAGGCATAAAAGACATTTCCAGAGTCGAACAAACGTTTCACATAACTAAAAGTTTTTGA
- the trpD gene encoding anthranilate phosphoribosyltransferase, whose translation MEVLERLAIGKNLSEDDALKSFRAMYKGEMPPSCVGAFLMGLKTKGETGLEIACGVKAALEEARLVPGLTGDRIDTCGTGGDNTCSFNCSTAVALYLAAMGHKVVKHGNRSVSSTCGSADIIESLGLGLTVEPEAVAGELIKRNFVFLFAPNFHPAFKRIMPIRKELGARTLFNLMGPLLNPARPTHQLLGVPTAGFVPLIGEALALTGVRNAAVVHGAGGFDELSPFGPAEVVWIRDGWTRRETLDPQTLGIPRHKLSEVAVASKDEAVAVLAELLEGHGPEAMKDMLALNLGTCLHLLEEGLTLKQGVEKAREAVASGVAAKFWNGQINA comes from the coding sequence ATGGAAGTCCTGGAACGTCTGGCCATAGGCAAGAACCTGTCTGAAGACGACGCCCTCAAGTCCTTCAGGGCCATGTACAAGGGCGAGATGCCCCCCTCCTGCGTGGGCGCCTTCCTCATGGGGCTCAAGACCAAGGGCGAAACCGGCCTGGAAATCGCCTGCGGGGTCAAGGCGGCCCTGGAGGAGGCGCGCCTGGTGCCCGGCCTCACCGGCGACCGCATCGACACCTGCGGCACAGGCGGCGACAACACCTGCTCGTTCAACTGCTCCACCGCCGTGGCCCTGTACCTGGCCGCGATGGGGCATAAGGTGGTCAAGCACGGCAACCGCTCCGTGTCCTCCACCTGCGGCTCGGCGGACATCATCGAGTCCCTGGGCCTTGGCCTCACCGTGGAACCCGAGGCCGTGGCCGGGGAGCTTATAAAGCGCAACTTCGTGTTTCTCTTCGCCCCCAACTTCCACCCGGCCTTCAAGCGCATCATGCCCATCCGCAAGGAACTTGGGGCGCGCACCCTCTTCAACCTCATGGGGCCGCTCTTAAACCCGGCCCGCCCCACCCATCAGCTTCTGGGCGTCCCCACGGCCGGTTTCGTTCCGCTCATTGGCGAAGCCCTGGCCTTGACCGGCGTGCGCAATGCGGCCGTGGTGCACGGAGCGGGCGGCTTCGACGAGCTCTCGCCCTTCGGCCCGGCCGAGGTGGTCTGGATTCGCGACGGCTGGACGCGGCGCGAGACCCTGGACCCGCAAACCCTTGGCATCCCGCGCCACAAGCTCTCCGAGGTGGCCGTGGCCAGCAAGGACGAGGCTGTGGCCGTGCTTGCGGAGCTGCTTGAGGGGCACGGCCCAGAAGCCATGAAGGACATGCTGGCGCTCAACCTTGGCACCTGCCTGCATCTGCTCGAAGAGGGCCTCACCCTCAAGCAGGGCGTGGAAAAGGCCCGCGAAGCCGTGGCTTCCGGCGTGGCCGCCAAATTCTGGAACGGTCAGATCAATGCTTAA
- the trpB gene encoding tryptophan synthase subunit beta, with protein MQKGYFGKFGGMFVPELLMPPLLEIEEAMNTIVPSESFQAEFNSILMDYVGRPSALYRCPNLSERLGFNLWLKREDLNHTGAHKINNALGQGLLCKHMGKSVLLAETGAGMHGVATATAAAMLGLECVVYMGATDVVRQSHNVRRMGLLGATVVPIESGTKTLKDAINAALRRWIADQRTTHYCFGTAAGPHPFPTLVREFQSVISREAKAQFMKKIGRLPDYVVACVGGGSNAIGAFHEFVPHSEVKLVGVEAAGTGEPGCHHSAPLNLGTPGVLHGAMSMLLQTTEGQIEPSHSIAPGLDYPGVGPEHAGLQDSGRAHYGTINDAQAYNAFMTLCRSEGILPAMESSHAVAWVLENAASIPKDSHVMVCLSGRGDKDMDIIEEYEKKFRK; from the coding sequence ATGCAGAAAGGCTATTTCGGAAAATTCGGCGGGATGTTCGTTCCCGAGCTCCTCATGCCGCCTCTTCTCGAGATCGAGGAGGCCATGAACACCATCGTTCCAAGCGAGTCCTTCCAGGCCGAGTTCAACTCGATCCTAATGGATTACGTGGGCAGGCCCTCAGCCCTGTACCGCTGCCCCAACCTCTCCGAACGCCTGGGCTTCAACCTGTGGCTCAAGCGCGAGGACTTGAACCACACAGGCGCGCACAAGATCAATAACGCCCTGGGGCAGGGGCTTTTGTGCAAGCACATGGGCAAGTCCGTGCTGCTGGCCGAAACGGGCGCGGGCATGCACGGCGTGGCCACGGCCACCGCCGCTGCCATGCTGGGCCTTGAATGCGTGGTGTACATGGGGGCCACGGACGTGGTTCGCCAGTCCCACAACGTGCGGCGCATGGGGCTTCTGGGCGCAACGGTGGTGCCCATCGAGTCCGGCACCAAAACCCTGAAGGACGCCATCAACGCGGCCTTGCGCCGCTGGATAGCGGACCAGCGCACCACTCACTACTGCTTCGGCACCGCTGCCGGGCCGCACCCCTTCCCCACCTTGGTGCGCGAGTTCCAGTCCGTCATCAGCCGCGAGGCCAAGGCCCAGTTCATGAAGAAGATCGGTCGCCTGCCCGACTACGTGGTGGCCTGCGTGGGCGGCGGGTCCAACGCCATCGGGGCTTTCCACGAATTCGTGCCGCATTCGGAAGTGAAGCTCGTGGGCGTGGAGGCTGCAGGCACGGGCGAGCCTGGCTGCCACCATTCCGCACCGCTGAATCTCGGCACGCCCGGCGTTCTGCACGGGGCCATGAGCATGCTCCTGCAGACCACGGAGGGCCAGATCGAGCCTTCGCATTCCATCGCCCCTGGCCTGGATTACCCGGGTGTGGGCCCCGAGCATGCGGGACTGCAGGACAGCGGGCGTGCCCACTACGGTACAATCAACGATGCCCAGGCCTACAACGCCTTCATGACCCTCTGCCGCTCAGAAGGCATCCTTCCGGCCATGGAGAGCTCGCACGCCGTGGCCTGGGTGCTGGAGAACGCCGCGAGCATCCCCAAGGACAGCCATGTGATGGTCTGCCTGTCCGGACGCGGCGACAAGGACATGGACATCATCGAGGAATACGAAAAGAAGTTTAGGAAGTAG
- a CDS encoding tryptophan synthase subunit alpha: MSILTERIRTANASGRKAVIPYLPGGFPDSDRFWDELAALDAGGADIIEIGVPFSDPVADGPVVEQASLDCLERGVCLAWILSELAKRKGSFKAGLVLMGYYNPFLQYGLEKLGRDCAAAGVSGLIIPDLPLEETGPAAKALEGTGTNLICLVGLNTPKERLEQYAKVAKGFVYFVSVLGTTGVRESLPEEVLAKLAEVRPYFTVPIALGFGIARPEQVAPFGDLIDAVVIGSALIRHIDAHKSAASFMEGWRAGGK, translated from the coding sequence ATGTCCATTCTGACCGAGAGAATACGCACCGCGAACGCGTCCGGCCGCAAGGCCGTCATCCCCTACCTGCCCGGCGGATTTCCGGACAGCGACCGTTTCTGGGACGAACTGGCCGCGCTGGACGCCGGAGGAGCGGACATCATCGAAATAGGCGTGCCCTTCTCCGACCCGGTGGCCGACGGCCCGGTGGTGGAGCAGGCCAGCCTCGACTGCCTGGAGCGCGGCGTGTGCCTGGCCTGGATTCTCTCCGAGCTTGCCAAGCGCAAGGGTTCCTTCAAGGCCGGACTCGTGCTCATGGGCTACTACAACCCCTTCCTGCAGTACGGCCTTGAGAAACTGGGACGCGACTGCGCCGCGGCCGGAGTGTCCGGGCTCATCATCCCGGATCTGCCGCTCGAGGAAACCGGCCCGGCAGCCAAGGCCCTTGAGGGCACGGGCACGAACCTCATCTGCCTGGTGGGATTAAACACTCCAAAGGAGCGCCTGGAGCAATACGCCAAGGTGGCCAAGGGATTCGTATACTTCGTGTCGGTGCTCGGCACCACGGGCGTGCGCGAGAGCCTGCCCGAGGAAGTACTGGCCAAGCTGGCCGAGGTGCGCCCTTACTTTACCGTACCCATTGCCCTGGGATTCGGCATCGCCCGACCCGAGCAGGTAGCGCCTTTCGGGGATTTGATCGACGCGGTGGTCATCGGATCGGCGCTTATTAGACACATCGATGCGCACAAGAGCGCGGCGAGCTTCATGGAGGGCTGGCGAGCGGGCGGCAAATAG
- a CDS encoding aminodeoxychorismate/anthranilate synthase component II, translating into MFLLIDNYDSFTFNLVQYFQQLGMDPVVMTNEDPDVLKLAESGQVERCVISPGPSRPENAGLCLEFLGKLPKKTPVLGVCLGHQILGHFAGAPVVVADRIMHGKTSLVTHRESGLFSGLPNPMEVCRYHSLLVLAHKAPEKLEITAWTDENEVMGLRWKDRPWVGVQFHPESVLTPDGMKLLKNFPEMVV; encoded by the coding sequence ATGTTTTTGCTCATAGATAATTACGACTCCTTCACCTTCAACCTGGTGCAGTACTTCCAGCAGCTTGGCATGGACCCGGTGGTCATGACCAACGAGGACCCGGATGTGCTCAAGCTCGCCGAATCGGGCCAGGTGGAGCGGTGCGTCATCTCGCCCGGGCCAAGCAGGCCGGAGAACGCCGGGCTGTGCCTGGAGTTTCTTGGCAAGCTGCCAAAGAAGACCCCGGTTCTGGGCGTGTGCCTGGGGCACCAGATACTTGGCCACTTCGCAGGAGCGCCCGTGGTGGTGGCGGACCGCATCATGCACGGCAAGACCAGCCTGGTGACCCACAGGGAGAGCGGCCTCTTTTCCGGCCTGCCCAACCCCATGGAGGTCTGCCGGTACCATTCGCTCCTAGTGCTGGCCCACAAGGCCCCGGAGAAGCTTGAGATAACGGCCTGGACCGACGAAAACGAGGTGATGGGTCTTCGGTGGAAGGATAGGCCCTGGGTTGGCGTGCAGTTCCATCCTGAATCTGTGCTTACGCCGGACGGGATGAAGCTTCTCAAAAACTTCCCGGAAATGGTCGTCTAG
- a CDS encoding HDOD domain-containing protein: MESPDEAKGEELLEKVFVARQPIFDLKMKVWGYELLYRHAAGAGDASFSDGAIATAKVIADGVVLGRSGLSPTEKTLVNFPMDLLLGGYGFALPSESCIIEILETVDPTPEILQALNKLKSAGYTLALDDFVGQPEHAPFLELADIIKVDVLGTPPGELPGLVARLRGAKRMLLAEKVENEAMHQKTQALGFDLFQGFFFQRPEVVTGRKMSSSEMSKLKLLKELADEDFDPGVVSKIIESDLSLSYRLLRYINSASFGRLDAIDSIRQAMMVLGQRNLAKWLQAVLMSDLNPSPKGKELVFMSVRRAKFLELLGRLLLHPPAKPDSLFVLGLFSLLDSLLGQPMEEVLKGLPLTPELAEALKGGQGQAGELLNLAQDMEHADWRAVEDILDELKLPANTASALNADALRFAGELVKDVSPPQPASK, translated from the coding sequence ATGGAATCCCCTGACGAGGCCAAAGGCGAAGAGCTCCTGGAAAAGGTGTTCGTGGCGCGCCAACCCATCTTCGACCTGAAGATGAAGGTGTGGGGCTACGAACTGCTCTATCGCCATGCCGCGGGCGCGGGTGACGCCTCGTTCTCCGACGGCGCCATCGCCACAGCCAAGGTCATCGCGGACGGGGTGGTTCTTGGCCGCTCCGGTCTTTCTCCCACGGAAAAAACGCTGGTCAACTTCCCCATGGATCTTCTCCTGGGCGGGTACGGCTTCGCCTTGCCGTCTGAAAGCTGCATCATCGAGATACTGGAAACGGTCGACCCCACCCCAGAGATTCTGCAAGCGCTTAATAAGCTCAAATCCGCAGGCTACACATTGGCCCTGGACGACTTCGTCGGCCAGCCGGAGCATGCTCCATTCCTTGAATTGGCCGACATCATCAAGGTGGATGTGCTGGGCACTCCTCCTGGGGAACTGCCCGGTCTTGTCGCAAGGCTCCGTGGAGCCAAGCGAATGCTTTTGGCCGAGAAGGTCGAGAACGAGGCCATGCACCAGAAGACCCAGGCCCTGGGGTTCGATCTGTTTCAGGGCTTTTTCTTCCAGCGCCCCGAGGTGGTCACAGGAAGGAAGATGTCCAGCTCGGAAATGTCCAAGTTGAAGCTTCTCAAGGAGCTTGCCGACGAAGACTTCGATCCTGGCGTGGTATCCAAGATCATTGAGTCGGATCTGTCGCTCTCGTACAGACTCCTGCGCTACATAAACTCCGCGTCCTTTGGCAGGCTCGACGCAATAGATTCCATTCGCCAGGCCATGATGGTTCTTGGCCAGCGCAATCTGGCCAAATGGCTTCAGGCGGTTCTCATGTCGGACTTGAACCCTTCGCCCAAGGGCAAGGAACTTGTGTTCATGTCCGTCAGGCGTGCGAAGTTCCTGGAACTTTTGGGCAGGCTCCTGCTCCATCCCCCAGCCAAGCCCGACTCCCTGTTTGTTTTGGGGCTTTTTTCCCTGCTGGATTCGCTCCTGGGCCAGCCCATGGAGGAAGTGTTGAAAGGGCTGCCCTTGACCCCTGAACTGGCCGAGGCCCTCAAGGGCGGACAGGGCCAGGCCGGCGAGCTTTTGAACCTCGCCCAGGATATGGAGCATGCCGACTGGAGGGCTGTGGAAGACATCCTGGACGAGCTGAAGCTTCCGGCCAACACCGCATCCGCACTTAACGCCGACGCCTTGCGCTTTGCCGGGGAACTGGTGAAAGACGTCTCCCCACCTCAGCCTGCTTCAAAATAG
- a CDS encoding indole-3-glycerol-phosphate synthase, whose protein sequence is MLNKFREAKAMEINRLIQLEDAGMMPPPFEGERPDFIRALWENSPGAVIAEYKRASPSRGEINMALSPEQVAKAYKAAGAAALSVLTEETYFKGSLDYLTRMACAGLPMLRKDFILHPVQVIETASTPASAFLLIARMSEQEELREMLGLAHAFELAAVVEVFDEADLEKAQALDPEIIQVNSRDLDKLTTDLAVAERLAKHKPEGQVWIAASGISTPEDVERMVQAGYDAVLVGTSLMSEGDPGKALAKLVERDA, encoded by the coding sequence ATGCTTAACAAGTTCCGCGAGGCCAAGGCCATGGAGATAAACCGGCTCATCCAGCTGGAAGACGCCGGCATGATGCCTCCCCCCTTCGAAGGCGAACGCCCGGACTTCATCCGCGCCCTCTGGGAGAACTCCCCCGGTGCGGTCATCGCCGAATACAAGCGGGCCTCGCCCTCGCGTGGCGAGATCAACATGGCCTTAAGCCCCGAACAGGTGGCCAAGGCCTACAAGGCTGCCGGAGCGGCCGCACTGTCGGTGCTCACCGAGGAGACCTACTTCAAGGGCAGCCTCGACTACCTAACGCGCATGGCCTGCGCAGGGCTGCCCATGCTTCGCAAGGATTTCATCCTGCACCCGGTGCAGGTGATCGAGACGGCCTCCACCCCGGCCTCGGCGTTTCTTCTGATCGCCCGCATGAGCGAGCAGGAGGAACTGCGCGAGATGCTGGGCCTGGCCCATGCCTTCGAACTGGCCGCTGTGGTGGAAGTGTTCGACGAGGCCGACCTGGAAAAGGCCCAGGCCCTGGACCCGGAGATCATCCAGGTGAACAGCCGCGACCTGGACAAGCTCACCACCGATCTGGCCGTGGCCGAACGCCTGGCCAAACACAAGCCGGAAGGCCAGGTCTGGATAGCGGCCAGCGGCATATCAACGCCTGAGGACGTGGAGCGCATGGTCCAGGCCGGGTACGACGCAGTGCTGGTGGGGACATCGCTCATGAGCGAAGGCGATCCTGGTAAGGCGCTTGCGAAGCTGGTGGAGAGAGACGCGTGA
- a CDS encoding EamA family transporter gives MWIVLMLVAAFSQAVKDLCLKRSVLGVEPLVVTWAYCLTTTLFLCLPVMREGIPELTAGFWVALAVTGPLAAFTLYCYVKALESSDLSLAAPMLTATPLFLLVTSPIMLGEFPDPMGILGIVSIVAGSYVLNLGRMRRGPLEPFKALMRDKGARLMLMVAFLWSISANIDKIGLRHSAPMFWIMCAFGITTVFLTPMVWKLSKRGFSQVRIKPFDLAATGFLEAVTCVCQMYALTVAIVPYVVAVKRMSAVFAVLLGWLILREGQVRERLAGAALMVLGVFLIALLG, from the coding sequence ATGTGGATTGTGCTGATGCTCGTAGCGGCCTTCAGCCAGGCCGTGAAGGACCTGTGCCTGAAGCGCAGTGTTCTCGGCGTGGAGCCCTTGGTGGTTACCTGGGCCTATTGCCTCACCACCACGCTTTTTCTCTGCCTGCCTGTGATGCGCGAAGGCATTCCGGAGCTTACGGCCGGGTTCTGGGTGGCACTCGCCGTCACCGGGCCATTGGCCGCGTTCACGCTTTACTGCTACGTCAAGGCCTTGGAATCCTCGGATCTGTCCCTGGCCGCGCCCATGCTCACGGCCACCCCGCTTTTTCTGTTGGTCACCTCGCCTATCATGCTGGGAGAATTTCCCGATCCCATGGGCATCCTGGGCATCGTGAGCATCGTGGCCGGCTCCTACGTGCTGAACTTAGGCCGCATGCGGCGCGGCCCTCTGGAACCGTTCAAGGCCCTCATGCGAGATAAGGGGGCGCGGCTCATGCTCATGGTGGCCTTTCTGTGGTCTATTTCGGCCAATATCGACAAGATCGGCCTTCGCCACTCCGCGCCCATGTTCTGGATCATGTGCGCCTTTGGCATCACCACGGTGTTTCTCACCCCTATGGTCTGGAAGCTCTCCAAGCGCGGCTTTTCCCAGGTGCGGATCAAACCCTTTGATCTGGCGGCCACGGGATTTCTGGAGGCTGTCACCTGCGTGTGCCAGATGTACGCCCTTACCGTGGCCATCGTGCCCTATGTGGTGGCGGTCAAGCGCATGAGTGCGGTGTTCGCGGTGCTCCTGGGCTGGCTGATACTGCGCGAGGGACAGGTGCGCGAACGCCTGGCCGGGGCGGCGCTGATGGTGCTGGGGGTTTTTCTCATCGCGCTTTTGGGATAG
- a CDS encoding phenylacetate--CoA ligase, with the protein MPTPHRFLPRYSGEQLEAKQIAGLNWTLKHAFNGNPAYRRKLTGAGYEPGMTLDLQDLANLPFTTVDDLREGYPLPLLSVPEDQVVRVHASSGTTGKRKVLAYTQADIDTWKHMFSRCYELAGLTTLDRVQIAVGYGLWTAGAGFQLGCEHFGAMAVPVGPGNMEIHLQLLEDVKSTVLCSTASMALLMAEEVQKRHLKGKIALKKAIFGAESHSPKMRARFQDMLGLTESFDIVGMTELYGPGTGLECQAHEGVHYWADLYILEILDPETLKPVAPGEIGEMVVTTLCKEAAPLIRYRTRDLTRLIPGECSCGVSLPRHDKILGRSDDMFIFRGVNIYPGQIASVIEHFRELGSEFRIHLFRKAGKDQMLLQVERRPETDPAYDQNLSEAVSEELRKQVMVRAWVEVMGQGELPRSFAKTKRVVDDREAGEQGEKG; encoded by the coding sequence ATGCCCACTCCCCACCGCTTTCTTCCACGGTATTCCGGCGAACAGCTGGAGGCCAAGCAAATCGCAGGCCTCAACTGGACCCTGAAACACGCCTTCAACGGCAACCCGGCCTACCGCCGCAAGCTTACAGGCGCCGGATACGAGCCCGGCATGACGCTGGACCTTCAGGACCTGGCCAACCTGCCCTTCACCACCGTGGACGACCTGCGCGAAGGCTATCCCCTACCGCTCCTAAGCGTTCCCGAGGACCAGGTGGTGCGCGTCCACGCCTCAAGCGGCACAACCGGCAAGCGCAAGGTGCTGGCCTACACCCAGGCCGACATCGACACCTGGAAGCACATGTTCTCCCGCTGCTACGAACTGGCCGGGCTTACCACCCTGGATCGGGTGCAGATCGCCGTGGGCTACGGCCTCTGGACCGCCGGGGCCGGATTCCAGCTGGGCTGCGAACACTTCGGGGCCATGGCCGTGCCCGTGGGGCCCGGCAACATGGAAATCCACCTGCAGCTTCTGGAAGACGTCAAATCCACGGTGCTCTGCTCCACCGCCTCAATGGCCCTGCTCATGGCCGAGGAGGTGCAGAAGCGCCACTTGAAGGGAAAGATCGCGCTCAAGAAGGCCATCTTCGGCGCCGAATCCCACTCCCCGAAGATGCGTGCCCGCTTCCAGGACATGCTGGGGCTTACCGAAAGCTTCGACATCGTGGGCATGACCGAGCTCTACGGGCCGGGTACCGGCCTGGAATGCCAAGCGCACGAGGGGGTCCACTACTGGGCGGACCTGTACATCCTGGAGATTCTCGATCCGGAGACGCTAAAGCCTGTGGCCCCGGGCGAGATTGGCGAAATGGTGGTCACCACCTTGTGCAAAGAGGCCGCCCCGCTCATACGCTACCGCACCCGCGACCTCACCCGGCTCATTCCCGGGGAATGTTCCTGCGGGGTCAGCCTGCCACGGCACGACAAGATTCTCGGCCGCTCAGACGACATGTTCATCTTCAGGGGCGTGAACATCTATCCCGGCCAGATCGCCTCGGTGATCGAACACTTCAGGGAGCTGGGCAGCGAGTTCCGCATCCACCTGTTCAGAAAGGCGGGCAAGGACCAGATGCTTTTGCAGGTGGAGCGCCGCCCGGAGACGGACCCGGCCTACGACCAGAACCTTTCGGAAGCGGTCAGCGAGGAGCTCAGAAAGCAGGTGATGGTTCGGGCCTGGGTTGAGGTGATGGGCCAGGGCGAACTGCCCCGCAGCTTCGCCAAGACCAAGCGGGTGGTGGACGACCGGGAGGCCGGAGAGCAGGGAGAGAAAGGTTAA